The following are encoded together in the Zygosaccharomyces rouxii strain CBS732 chromosome C complete sequence genome:
- the CHO1 gene encoding CDP-diacylglycerol-serine O-phosphatidyltransferase (highly similar to uniprot|P08456 Saccharomyces cerevisiae YER026C CHO1 phosphatidylserine synthase), whose translation MDIAIDDSSREFNRSDLEFEFREGLYGNNRENNQGGDEEPLQSLSRRASSIFSITAPPLNPPDETDIQKFTSDDFHFSMLRNLHLADFITMMNCFSGFYSIISCLRFTLTGKPHYVQRAHFFIFLGMCFDFLDGKVARLRNRSSLMGQELDSLADLVSFGVAPAVIAFAIGFQTTLDVLTLSYFVLCGLARLARFNVTVAQLPKDVSGKSKYFEGLPMPTTLGLVAAMAFLVNRGLILEDLPFSIFRKGKYFEFHPGIIVFFLHGCGMISKSLKIPKP comes from the coding sequence atggATATAGCAATTGATGATAGCTCAAGAGAGTTTAACAGATCCGACCTAGAGTTTGAGTTCCGTGAGGGGCTCTACGGTAACAATCGTGAGAATAATCAAGGAGGAGACGAGGAACCATTACAAAGCCTGAGTAGAAGAGCTTCCAGTATATTTTCCATAACAGCACCACCTCTAAATCCACCTGATGAAACTGatatccaaaaatttaccaGTGATGATTTCCATTTTAGCATGTTGAGAAATTTGCATCTCGCAGACTTTATTACAATGATGAACTGTTTTTCAGGGTTTTATTCTATTATCAGTTGTTTGAGATTTACTTTGACAGGCAAACCTCATTATGTGCAGCGTGCccattttttcatcttcctAGGTATGTGCTTTGATTTCTTGGATGGTAAAGTGGCTCGTTTGAGAAATAGATCGTCATTAATGGgacaagaattagattcaTTGGCAGATTTAGTTTCATTCGGTGTTGCTCCTGCTGTTATTGCATTTGCCATTGGTTTCCAAACTACTTTAGACGTTTTGACACTTTCATATTTCGTTCTTTGTGGATTGGCAAGACTAGCAAGATTTAACGTTACTGTCGCACAACTCCCCAAAGATGTTAGTGGCAAGTCCAAGTATTTTGAAGGTTTACCCATGCCAACCACTTTGGGATTAGTTGCAGCAATGGCATTCCTCGTAAACAGGGGTCTCATCCTGGAAGATTTGCCCTTTTCGATCTTTAGGAAAGGCAAGTATTTTGAGTTTCATCCTGGTATCATTGTTTTCTTTCTGCATGGTTGTGGTATGATTTCCAAGAGCCTAAAGATCCCAAAGCCATGA
- the KEX1 gene encoding serine-type carboxypeptidase (similar to uniprot|P09620 Saccharomyces cerevisiae YGL203C KEX1 Protease involved in the processing of killer toxin and alpha factor precursor cleaves Lys and Arg residues from the C-terminus of peptides and proteins) encodes MRFWYFSAILWVVCQALPSKKQYSVAPELLPGLSEIEDKSTIPEMYAGHMPLAQSNSDDKDEIDYFFWKFSRPDKVLNTLIIWLNGGPGCSSMDGALVENGPFRVNKDLKLVVNEGSWHTRADMLYVDQPVNTGFSVSNSKEKKYDEDLTLTTQHFMDFLESYFKVFPDDQFKDLIIAGESYSGQYVPFLAEAIQKRNAETSDDLAKYNLRGILVGNGWMDPDTQSLAYLPFALSKGLIDQNNPHFSTLLRQQEKCQDRIISRNPNEHQPFQYEECENILQSILTATRDVSADTPSNQVCMNIYSYNLRDSYPACGSNWPDEVLHVPGFFDRPGILEALNLDPSKVPQWKECNLEVYYHLKNRKAVPSVRKLPALLDSGLKVILYNGEMDLLCNERGVLDMIDKLQWGGAKGFSSKTKEYDWNYRDFETNTDHIAGNVLHDRNLTYISVHNASHMVPNDKSLYSRGVVDIYLDDIFLEELHGKDVLVTTSEKDMDDFDNSKLGVLGITDGKPSEEEELEEEFDQYVDELEEGESESGLLDDDKEDETVGATDQNDDKNKGGEDKPNENPDKEKEEQDRQRKRRKGTFKIFGITILVVLTLGSFVFYIYIRKHTNKTRAILIDPSRRQHDSQNKRVSWADDLEHGYDFETDQSQPRSGQSAPKKNGSYTRVPNTELDESFELENL; translated from the coding sequence ATGCGGTTTTGGTATTTTAGTGCGATCCTGTGGGTAGTTTGCCAGGCATTGCCCTCAAAGAAGCAATACAGCGTTGCGCCTGAGCTTCTACCGGGATTatcagaaattgaagataagTCCACAATTCCTGAAATGTATGCAGGACATATGCCGCTTGCTCAGTCAAATTCTGatgataaagatgaaattgattattttttttggaaatttagCAGACCTGATAAAGTTTTAAATACTTTAATAATTTGGTTAAATGGAGGTCCTGGTTGTTCGTCAATGGATGGCGCATTAGTGGAAAATGGGCCCTTTAGAGTTAATAAAGATTTAAAATTAGTGGTTAATGAAGGTTCGTGGCATACAAGAGCCGATATGCTCTATGTGGATCAACCAGTGAATACAGGATTTTCTGTTTCCAACAGTAAGgagaaaaaatatgatgaagatttaacGTTGACTACACAACATTTTATGGACTTTTTAGAGAGTTATTTCAAAGTTTTCCCCGATGACCAGTTTAAGGATTTGATTATTGCAGGCGAAAGTTATTCAGGTCAATACGTTCCCTTTTTGGCGGAAGCTATTCAAAAGAGGAATGCTGAAACTAGCGATGATTTGGCAAAGTACAATTTACGTGGTATTTTAGTTGGTAATGGTTGGATGGATCCTGATACTCAATCATTAGCCTATTTACCATTTGCACTTTCTAAGGGTCTAATTGATCAAAACAATCCTCATTTCAGTACGCTTTTGAGACAACAGGAAAAGTGTCAAGATAGAATTATCAGCAGAAATCCCAATGAACATCAGCCATTTCAATATGAGGAGTGTgaaaatattttgcaaTCGATCTTGACAGCTACAAGGGATGTTTCTGCTGATACTCCATCCAATCAAGTTTGTATGAACATTTATTCGTACAATCTAAGAGACAGTTATCCTGCATGTGGATCAAATTGGCCAGACGAGGTTTTGCATGTTCCCGGATTTTTCGATAGACCTGGTATCCTAGAAGCCCTTAATCTGGATCCTTCGAAAGTTCCACAGTGGAAAGAATGTAATTTAGAAGTCTACtaccatttgaaaaatagGAAAGCAGTTCCTTCTGTCCGTAAATTGCCAGCTCTATTAGATTCGGGACTCAAAGTTATTCTTTACAATggtgaaatggatttacTCTGTAATGAAAGGGGTGTTCTTGACATGATTGACAAACTTCAGTGGGGTGGTGCTAAGGGCTTCTCCAGTAAGACTAAAGAATACGATTGGAACTATAGAGATTTTGAGACTAATACAGATCATATTGCGGGCAATGTTCTTCACGATAGAAATTTGACCTATATCAGTGTCCACAATGCATCACATATGGTCCCTAACGATAAATCTTTATACAGTAGAGGTGTGGTGGATATTTACTTAGATGACATTTTCTTAGAAGAATTACATGGTAAGGACGTTTTGGTAACAACGAGTGAAAAGGATATGGACGATTTTGATAATAGCAAATTAGGTGTCTTAGGCATTACTGACGGTAAACCCAgcgaagaagaagaattggaagaagaattcgatCAATACGTagatgaattagaagagGGAGAGTCTGAATCTGGTTTattggatgatgataagGAAGATGAAACTGTGGGGGCAACTGATCAAAATGACGACAAGAACaaaggtggtgaagataaaCCAAATGAAAACCCagataaagaaaaggaGGAACAAGATCgacaaagaaaaagacgTAAAGGTACTTTTAAAATCTTCGGTATCACTATCCTCGTTGTGCTTACATTGGGCTCTTTCGTTTTCTACATTTACATCAGGAAGCATACTAACAAGACTCGCGCAATTCTTATCGATCCAAGTCGTAGACAACACGATTCTCAAAATAAAAGAGTCTCCTGGGCAGATGATTTGGAACACGGTTACGATTTTGAAACTGATCAAAGCCAACCTAGAAGTGGACAATCTGCACCAAAAAAGAACGGATCATACACAAGAGTACCCAATACAGAATTGGACGAGTCCTTTGAACTCGAAAATTTGTAG
- a CDS encoding uncharacterized protein (some similarities with uniprot|Q03758 Saccharomyces cerevisiae YML111W BUL2 Component of the Rsp5p E3-ubiquitin ligase complex involved in intracellular amino acid permease sorting functions in heat shock element mediated gene expression essential for growth in stress conditions functional homolog of BUL1), whose product MTVEEGIDELAHILPSFDFFNRYYLNVPAEEHESPRNLPNYEEIDRPSLHRPSLASFDSISEAGDSLKDGVGNGITNVSIDNLHKLPEVDTPFTIDIYITPNAPKFGEPLEPPNFLNEYTCGDVVHGIVVIGNNSDKPMTFEMFYVMLEGTIAVVDRTQKTRSTKNFVRMVDMSASWAQFNVEPSISRNQHCGRFDSCDNTIFGLSHTKILQPHSRHKKFFSFKIPDQLLESQCPHGMSEHFSLPPSVGVDKHRKGCNFRDLKINRQLGYGRVTSRGGPVWADDLADDDVCVNYSVKAILVGRHNKTKELVNIKQSEYSIRVIPTTFEMVSRQKMDCSSELESLIRKTESSISKLELVKRKYDEKGFVKNEDLESDVFMLKEVQLRSLSKSFDANWEKRSGTLEVGLLYKVEPKWTSKFINSPQQKAGIIIGRIRTPHVVLPYRPPILIYDRNRFEIKNKHERENALRLSQICGNALEDLEIELECNPANNSDGKPPGIKAISAELISVTGMSKRDI is encoded by the coding sequence ATGACGGTTGAGGAGGGAATAGATGAGCTTGCTCACATTTTACCCTCttttgatttcttcaacaggTATTACCTGAATGTGCCAGCCGAAGAACATGAATCGCCTCGGAATCTTCCCAATTATGAGGAAATTGATAGGCCTTCATTGCATAGACCTAGTTTAGCATCCTTTGATTCCATTTCAGAAGCTGGTGATTCATTAAAAGACGGTGTTGGTAATGGTATCACTAACGTGAGTATCGATAACCTTCATAAATTACCTGAGGTTGATACACCATTTACCATTGACATTTATATTACTCCAAATGCTCCCAAATTTGGAGAACCGTTGGAACCACCTAATTTTTTAAACGAGTACACTTGTGGTGACGTTGTTCATGGTATTGTTGTAATTGGTAACAATTCTGATAAACCAATGACGTTTGAAATGTTTTATGTAATGTTAGAGGGTACAATTGCGGTTGTTGATCGTACTCAAAAGACAAGAAGTACTAAAAACTTTGTCCGTATGGTAGATATGAGTGCGAGTTGGGCTCAATTTAATGTAGAACCATCAATTTCAAGGAATCAACATTGTGGAAGATTCGATTCTTGTGATAACACAATTTTCGGACTCTCTCATACTAAAATTTTACAACCTCATAGCCGCcataaaaaattcttcagctttAAAATTCCTGATCAATTGCTGGAATCACAGTGTCCACACGGGATGAGTGAACATTTTTCTTTGCCGCCGAGCGTTGGTGTAGATAAACATCGTAAGGGGTGCAATTTTAGAGACCTTAAAATCAACCGTCAACTGGGTTATGGTAGGGTTACATCTAGAGGTGGTCCAGTTTGGGCGGATGATTTGGCAGATGACGACGTATGTGTTAATTATTCAGTCAAGGCAATTTTAGTCGGTAGACACAACAAGACCAAAGAATTAGTTAACATAAAACAATCTGAATACAGTATCAGAGTTATTCCGAcaacttttgaaatggtGTCGAGACAAAAAATGGATTGTAGCAGTGAATTAGAATCATTAATTAGAAAAACCGAATCAAgcatttcaaaattggaattagTTAAGAGGaaatatgatgaaaaggGATTTGTTAAgaatgaagatttggagTCAGACGTTTTTATGTTGAAAGAAGTTCAATTAAGATCTCTTTCGAAAAGCTTTGATGCTAATTGGGAGAAAAGATCCGGTACGTTAGAAGTGGGATTGCTTTACAAGGTCGAACCCAAATGGACTTCTAAATTCATTAATAGTCCGCAACAAAAGGCAGGAATCATAATAGGTAGAATACGAACTCCGCATGTTGTATTACCTTATCGACCACCAATATTAATTTATGATCGTAACCGTTTCGAAATAAAGAACAAGCATGAACGAGAAAACGCACTGAGGTTGTCGCAAATATGTGGTAATGcattagaagatttagagATTGAATTGGAATGCAACCCCGCCAATAATAGTGATGGGAAGCCTCCTGGTATCAAAGCTATCTCTGCAGAACTAATTAGTGTTACAGGTATGTCCAAGAGGGATATATAA
- the MRPL24 gene encoding mitochondrial 54S ribosomal protein bL28m (similar to uniprot|P36525 Saccharomyces cerevisiae YMR193W MRPL24 Mitochondrial ribosomal protein of the large subunit), producing the protein MFGTWNFKRAFSAAAVSWRQWRLVENRRIAQQPIYRVGDSKPLWVPRENKEFPDYKYGESRVFKQSNKGLYGASYVQYGNNIAESKTKTRRRWLPNVIRKGLWSETLERKISLGMTAKVLRTISKEGGIDNYLTKDKSARIKELGPTGWRLRYRIMRRKELEANRPHKDAVTVNAEDGKPVTVYYNETVKGSPIKVVAGKRKLLKYLFPLERQQVRESHGDLTYKEFLDKHQNLEIKEVLERLDNHGFDLKSISIA; encoded by the coding sequence ATGTTTGGTActtggaatttcaaaagagcCTTTTCTGCGGCAGCTGTTTCATGGAGGCAATGGAGATTGGTAGAAAATAGACGAATAGCTCAGCAACCCATATACCGTGTTGGTGATTCTAAACCGCTTTGGGTCCCAAGAGAGAATAAAGAGTTCCCAGATTACAAGTATGGTGAATCCCGTGTTTTTAAGCAGAGTAACAAGGGTCTTTATGGTGCATCCTACGTGCAGTACGGTAATAACATCGCTGAATCCAAAACgaagacaagaagaagatggttACCAAATGTCATAAGGAAGGGCCTCTGGAGTGAGACCTTAGAACGTAAGATTTCCCTAGGAATGACCGCAAAAGTTTTGAGAACTATAAGCAAAGAAGGTGGTATCGATAATTACTTGACAAAGGATAAATCTGcaagaatcaaagaattgggGCCCACTGGTTGGAGATTAAGATATCGTATTATGAGGCGGAAAGAACTGGAGGCCAATAGACCACATAAGGATGCCGTCACCGTCAATGCGGAGGATGGTAAACCTGTGACCGTCTATTACAATGAGACGGTTAAGGGTTCGCCCATTAAAGTTGTGGCCGGTAAAAGAAAGCTTCTCAAATATCTTTTCCCATTGGAGAGGCAACAAGTAAGAGAAAGTCACGGTGATTTGACCTACAAGGAGTTCTTGGACAAGCATCAAAATTTAGAGATCAAAGAAGTTTTGGAGAGGTTAGACAATCACGGATTTGATCTAAAGAGCATTAGCATAGCTTAG
- a CDS encoding uncharacterized protein (some similarities with uniprot|Q03758 Saccharomyces cerevisiae YML111W BUL2 Component of the Rsp5p E3-ubiquitin ligase complex involved in intracellular amino acid permease sorting functions in heat shock element mediated gene expression essential for growth in stress conditions functional homolog of BUL1): MTVEEEIDELVHILPSFDFFNRYYLNVPVHQHFPTYEEIDRPSLSRPSLVSFDSISEVGDSLIDGVGNGITNVSIDNLHKLPEVDSPFTIEIHVTPNAPKFGELMESPNLLKEYTCGDVVHGMVLIRNNSDKPMTFEMFYVMLEGTIAVVDRTQKTRSTKNILRMVDMSASWAQFHVEPSVSLDQCFGKFDSCDKTTFGFPPNKILKPNGCYKKFFSFKIPDQLLESHCPHGMSEHFSLPPSIGVDKHRKGCNFRDLKINHLLGYGRAETRGGPIWADDLADDDVCVNYSVKAILVGRHNKTKELFNMRQAEYSIRVIPTTHEMMSRQKMDCSSELESLSRENESSISKLELVKRKYDEKGFVTSEDLELDVFRSKESQLRSLSKSFDANWEKRSGTLEVGLLYKVEPKWTAKFINSPQQKAGIIIGRIRTPHVVLPYRPPILIDHRNRFEMKTKYERENVTRLSQLSGTTIQDLEIELECKPANNSDGKPPSINTISAELISVTGMSKRDIPIRLSNKTLLHEREEIRAKFQVYGKRLDDLQSWYIHCSDNIEPPLKQIVRESLRADVLGMESLQVKVNHVPLLVTQVNSTDWNSELQRRVTVNLKQPPFKSGVSGPIMPPSFASCMCFRSYTVRLKLQMDHGVGLLQLDVPIDVRNVAARADQINPY; encoded by the coding sequence ATGACGGTTGAGGAGGAAATAGATGAGCTTGTTCACATTTTGCCCtcttttgatttttttaaCAGGTATTACTTGAATGTACCAGTGCATCAACATTTTCCCACTTATGAAGAGATTGATAGACCCTCACTGAGTAGGCCTAGTTTAGTATCTTTTGATTCCATTTCAGAAGTTGGTGATTCATTAATAGATGGTGTTGGTAACGGTATCACTAACGTAAGTATCGATAACCTTCATAAATTACCTGAAGTTGATTCGCCATTCACCATTGAGATTCATGTAACCCCAAATGCTCCCAAATTTGGGGAATTGATGGAATCGCCTAATCTCTTAAAAGAATACACTTGTGGTGACGTTGTTCATGGTATGGTTTTAATACGTAATAATTCTGATAAACCAATGACGTTTGAAATGTTTTATGTGATGTTGGAGGGTACAATTGCGGTTGTTGATCGTACTCAAAAGACAAGAAGTACTAAAAACATTTTACGCATGGTAGATATGAGTGCGAGTTGGGCTCAATTCCATGTAGAACCATCAGTTTCGTTGGATCAATgctttggaaaatttgattcttgTGATAAAACAACTTTCGGATTCCCTCCtaataaaattttaaagCCTAATGGCTGTtataaaaaattcttcagctttAAAATTCCTGATCAATTGCTGGAATCTCATTGTCCACACGGGATGAGTGAACATTTTTCCTTGCCGCCCAGCATTGGTGTAGATAAACATCGCAAGGGATGTAATTTTAGAGACCTTAAAATCAACCATCTATTGGGTTATGGTAGAGCTGAAACTAGAGGTGGTCCAATTTGGGCGGATGATTTGGCAGATGACGACGTATGTGTTAATTATTCAGTCAAGGCAATTTTAGTCGGTAGACACAACAAGACCAAAGAATTATTTAACATGAGGCAAGCTGAATACAGTATCAGAGTTATTCCAACGACTCATGAAATGATGTCGAGACAAAAAATGGATTGTAGCAGTGAATTAGAATCATTGAGTAGAGAAAACGAATCAAgcatttcaaaattggaattggttaagaggaaatatgatgaaaaggGATTTGTTACTAGTGAAGACCTGGAGTTAGACGTTTTCAGGTCGAAAGAATCCCAATTAAGATCTCTTTCGAAAAGCTTTGATGCTAATTGGGAGAAAAGATCCGGTACGTTAGAAGTGGGATTGCTTTATAAGGTCGAACCCAAATGGACTGCTAAATTCATTAATAGTCCGCAACAAAAGGCAGGAATCATAATAGGTAGAATACGAACTCCACATGTTGTATTACCTTATCGACCACCAATATTAATTGATCATCGTAATCGTTTCGAAATGAAGACTAAATATGAACGAGAAAATGTGACAAGGTTGTCCCAACTATCTGGTACTACTATACAAGATTTAGAGATTGAATTGGAATGTAAACCCGCCAATAATAGTGATGGTAAGCCTCCTAGTATCAATACTATCTCAGCAGAATTAATAAGTGTTACAGGTATGTCCAAGAGGGATATTCCGATAAGATTGAGTAATAAAACCTTGCTGCATGAGAGGGAAGAAATTAGGGCTAAGTTTCAAGTATATGGAAAACGTTTAGATGATCTTCAATCTTGGTACATCCATTGTAGTGATAACATTGAGCCGCCACTAAAACAGATAGTCCGTGAATCATTACGTGCAGATGTACTAGGTATGGAATCTTTGCAAGTAAAGGTTAATCATGTTCCGCTTCTCGTTACCCAAGTTAACTCAACCGATTGGAACTCCGAACTACAGAGGCGCGTTACCGTAAATCTTAAGCAACCCCCATTCAAAAGTGGTGTTAGCGGGCCCATAATGCCACCAAGTTTTGCTAGTTGTATGTGCTTTAGATCCTACACGGTTCGTCTCAAGCTTCAAATGGATCATGGTGTAGGACTTTTGCAGCTTGATGTTCCCATCGACGTTAGAAACGTCGCTGCGCGTGCAGACCAAATAAATCCCTATTAA
- the ARO8 gene encoding bifunctional 2-aminoadipate transaminase/aromatic-amino-acid:2-oxoglutarate transaminase (highly similar to uniprot|P53090 Saccharomyces cerevisiae YGL202W ARO8 Aromatic aminotransferase expression is regulated by general control of amino acid biosynthesis), with the protein MTLPEARDFSFLFSKETKSRKPSPLKTCIHHFSNPNLIFLGGGLPLSDYFPWDNLSAESPLPPFTKGIGASPTGSKDDTLNVLVKKNEKTGDDIPLARALQYGHSNGQPELLDFLRGHTTEIHDMKYADWEVIASVGNTNAWESTLRIFCDRGDVVLFEEYSFSSCLAACEAQGVTTIPIPIDAFGIVPEKLEDLLDNWTPNAPKPKLLYTIPTGQNPTGTSLPNDRREAIYRIAQKHDFLIVEDEPYYFLQVGDYIEDLKKREQVYSAPKQSHEEFKKSLVKSFLSLDTEGRVIRLDSFSKVLGPGTRLGWITGSKQLMKAYVSLHEMTIQCPSGFSQVLVAGTLHRWGQGGYLDWLIGLRHEYVGKRDHTIDSLTKYLPKNDVFSVVPPVAGMFFTVNIDASAHPEFKTKYNSDPSKVENAIYEKVISRGVLVVPGGWFKTAGQTNPPLPDKSDKSKANEIFFRGTYAAVAPEKLEEGLKRLCDALKEEFGFTN; encoded by the coding sequence ATGACTTTGCCAGAAGCAagagatttttcattccTTTTCTCTAAGGAGACCAAGTCAAGAAAACCATCACCATTGAAGACTTGTATTCACCATTTCTCGAACCCAAATTTGATTTTCTTGGGTGGTGGTTTGCCATTAAGTGATTACTTCCCCTGGGACAATTTGAGTGCAGAATCTCCATTACCTCCTTTCACCAAGGGCATCGGTGCATCTCCAACTGGCTCCAAAGATGATACTTTGAATGTTTTGGTTAAAAAGAACGAAAAGACTGGTGACGATATTCCATTAGCAAGAGCATTACAATATGGTCATTCTAATGGTCAGCCTGAGCTACTGGATTTCCTAAGAGGTCACACAACCGAAATTCATGATATGAAATATGCTGACTGGGAGGTCATTGCATCCGTTGGTAACACTAACGCCTGGGAATCCACTTTAAGAATTTTCTGTGATAGAGGAGATGTTGTgttatttgaagaatattctttttcatcttgttTAGCTGCCTGTGAAGCTCAAGGTGTTACTACCATTccaataccaattgatgCTTTCGGGATTGTTcctgaaaaattggaagacTTACTTGATAACTGGACTCCAAATGCTCCAAAGCCAAAGTTACTCTACACCATTCCTACTGGTCAAAACCCAACTGGTACGTCTTTGCCAAATGATAGAAGGGAAGCTATTTACCGTATTGCTCAAAAACACGACTTCTTGATTGTGGAAGATGAACCATACTATTTCTTACAAGTTGGTGATTACATCGAAGActtaaagaaaagagaacaaGTTTACTCTGCCCCCAAACAATCTCACGAAGAATTTAAGAAATCCTTAGTTAAATCTTTCCTATCGCTCGACACTGAAGGTCGTGTCATTAGATTAGATTCATTCTCCAAAGTTTTAGGTCCAGGTACCAGATTGGGATGGATTACAGGTTCCAAACAACTAATGAAGGCCTATGTCAGTCTTCATGAAATGACTATTCAATGTCCTTCAGGATTTTCTCAAGTGCTGGTCGCTGGTACTTTGCACCGTTGGGGTCAAGGTGGTTATTTGGACTGGTTAATCGGTCTACGTCATGAATACGTTGGCAAGCGTGATCACACCATCGATTCTCTAACTAAATACTTGCCTAAGAACGATGTTTTCAGTGTGGTACCACCAGTAGCTGGTATGTTCTTTACCGTCAACATCGATGCTTCTGCTCATCCGGAATTCAAGACTAAATACAATTCAGACCCTTCCAAGGTGGAAAATGCTATCTACGAGAAGGTTATCAGTCGTGGTGTTCTAGTTGTCCCAGGTGGCTGGTTCAAGACTGCGGGACAAACTAACCCACCTCTACCTGACAAGAGCGATAAATCTAAGgcaaatgaaattttcttcagagGTACTTATGCCGCTGTAGCTcctgaaaaattggaagaaggtCTAAAAAGATTATGCGATGCCCTCAAGGAGGAATTTGGTTTCACCAACTAG
- a CDS encoding uncharacterized protein (conserved hypothetical protein), whose product MIHRRNLTNPPTYFSGGGPLRKPILEFAMVISVVTLCFFAVDNYRVRTSLTQELQSQQLKSREQQEFFARQVSAARKKRELQVLNERKLHQVREMKLALHIAMLRQQLQDTGKEPISVQDVLQEYHNSVKMENSISNVSGTFLWLQSSELNAYLPNVREYNEHER is encoded by the coding sequence ATGATCCATAGGAGAAATCTAACAAACCCACCAACGTATTTCTCGGGGGGTGGCCCCCTCCGTAAACCAATCCTTGAATTTGCCATGGTCATCTCTGTAGTGACCTTGTGCTTCTTCGCTGTGGATAACTATAGAGTTCGAACATCGCTAACTCAAGAGTTACAATCACAGCAGCTAAAATCAAGGGAACAACAGGAATTCTTTGCGAGACAAGTCTCTGCTGccagaaagaaaagagaattacAAGTTCTCAATGAAAGGAAGTTACATCAAGTTCGTGAGATGAAACTAGCTCTCCACATTGCTATGCTAAGACAACAATTGCAAGATACTGGTAAGGAGCCCATCTCGGTACAAGATGTACTACAAGAATATCACAATTCCGTCAAAATGGAAAATAGTATCAGTAACGTAAGTGGCACTTTTCTCTGGCTCCAATCATCAGAGTTGAACGCTTATTTACCTAACGTCCGCGAGTACAACGAGCACgaaaggtga
- the RPL36A gene encoding 60S ribosomal protein eL36 (highly similar to uniprot|P05745 Saccharomyces cerevisiae YMR194W RPL36A and to uniprot|O14455 Saccharomyces cerevisiae YPL249C-A RPL36B Proteins component of the large (60S) ribosomal subunit) yields the protein MAVKSGIAVGLNKGKQVTPMTPPAKISYKKGQSSNRVKFVRSLVREFAGLSPYERRLIDLIRNSGEKRARKVAKKRLGSFVRAKAKVEEMQNIITASRRH from the coding sequence ATGGCCGTGAAATCTGGTATTGCCGTTGGTTTGAACAAGGGTAAGCAGGTCACCCCAATGACCCCACCTGCTAAGATCTCCTACAAGAAGGGTCAATCTAGCAACAGAGTTAAGTTCGTGCGTTCCCTTGTCAGAGAATTCGCTGGTTTGTCTCCATATGAAAGAAGATTGATCGATTTGATCAGAAACTCCGGTGAAAAGAGAGCTAGAAAGGTCGCCAAGAAGAGACTTGGTTCTTTCGTCAGAGCTAAGGCTAAGGTTGAAGAGATGCAAAACATCATCACTGCTTCTCGTCGTCACTAA